Proteins co-encoded in one Gossypium arboreum isolate Shixiya-1 chromosome 11, ASM2569848v2, whole genome shotgun sequence genomic window:
- the LOC108473078 gene encoding probable pectate lyase P59 — MAAHSYSLFLFSLSFVVLIPTLQAHIAEYDDYWKARKLEAIENLNKAYHPNPEEIVHHYNDQFAKTMIKLNNTRRVLKGTKENGPCEITNPVDSCWRCDPNWEKNRKRLADCAPGFARGTTGGKEGEFYVVTDPSDDILNPKPGTLRHAVIQRRPLWITFKRSMIITLEQELIITSNKTIDARGANVQIAKGAGITVQFVKNVIIHGLHIHHIITGTGGTIRDAEDHFGLRTASDGDGISVFGATNIWLDHLSVTNCSDGLIDVIEGSTAVTISNCHFTDHNEVLLFGASDSYTGDQKMQITVALNHFGKGLVERMPRCRHGFIHVVNNDYTHWLMYAIGGSRNPTIISQGNRYTASSTLASREVTKRVYAPPEVWKKWNWISEGDHFENGAFFVSSGDPTASKKYGIDKMMPFNPGEMAPKLTQYAGTLNCKPGKPC; from the exons atGGCTGCTCATAGTTATAGCTTGTTTCTTTTTTCCTTGTCTTTTGTTGTCTTAATCCCAACCCTTCAAGCTCACATTGCTGAATATGACGATTATTGGAAGGCACGGAAATTGGAAGCCATTGAGAACCTGAACAAGGCTTATCACCCCAATCCTGAGGAGATAGTCCACCATTACAATGACCAATTTGCCAAAACCATGATTAAGCTTAATAACACCAGAAGGGTGTTGAAGGGAACGAAAGAAAATGGTCCATGTGAAATAACCAACCCCGTTGATAGCTGCTGGCGGTGTGATCCTAACTGGGAAAAAAACAGGAAGAGGCTGGCCGATTGTGCCCCTGGATTTGCTCGTGGTACTACCGGTGGAAAGGAGGGTGAGTTTTACGTGGTCACTGACCCTTCTGATGATATTCTTAACCCCAAACCTGGAACTCTGCGTCATGCTGTCATCCAAAGAAGACCACTTTGGATCACTTTCAAAAGATCCATGATCATCACCCTGGAACAGGAGCTCATTATTACAAGCAACAAGACCATTGATGCTAGGGGCGCCAATGTGCAGATTGCTAAGGGTGCTGGTATTACGGTCCAGTTTGTCAAGAATGTCATTATCCATGGCCTCCATATCCATCACATTATTACCGGCACTGGTGGCACCATCAGGGATGCTGAAGACCACTTCGGGTTAAGGACTGCCAGCGACGGAGATGGGATCTCTGTATTCGGAGCAACCAATATTTGGCTCGACCATCTTTCAGTTACCAATTGCTCCGATGGTCTTATCGATGTTATTGAGGGTTCCACTGCCGTTACCATTTCCAACTGCCATTTCACTGACCACAATGAG GTGTTGTTGTTTGGAGCAAGCGATTCTTACACTGGGGACCAGAAGATGCAGATAACCGTTGCTTTGAACCACTTCGGTAAAGGATTGGTAGAGAGGATGCCTAGGTGCCGACACGGTTTTATCCATGTCGTCAACAACGACTACACTCACTGGCTCATGTATGCTATTGGCGGCAGCCGCAACCCTACAATTATCAGCCAGGGCAACAGGTATACCGCGTCATCCACCCTCGCGTCTAGGGAGGTGACCAAAAGGGTGTACGCACCACCCGAAGTGTGGAAGAAATGGAACTGGATATCAGAGGGTGACCATTTCGAGAACGGTGCCTTTTTTGTTTCATCCGGTGATCCCACAGCCAGCAAGAAATATGGTATTGACAAAATGATGCCTTTCAATCCCGGTGAGATGGCCCCCAAACTCACCCAGTATGCCGGAACACTCAACTGCAAACCGGGCAAGCCTTGCTAA